One window of Gloeothece citriformis PCC 7424 genomic DNA carries:
- a CDS encoding methyl-accepting chemotaxis protein — protein sequence MTQTSRSPNPENSKLMNGSHSSSEEVEFSADSLIPLPLPKDSEDSRIEMSSVSYGQNKSLTSTPKPSVVKDLQIKFWDRRGLRYKAAFFACVLGILPATFVGVTTYSVVQNKLQQQASKNQNNVEFIQDLNSVYSHTRLTLLLTLTLSGFLVSVIGWWLADTVTNPIRSIAKGVRKIGRGELDTHLEIPGEDEFAILGENINAMTAQLKVLVQQQAEAVQQANLLAEIGGTFVTDEQQLNPVFNNALDGLRKILCAERAVIYRFRPDGSGYVSNESLESGWGSAMSEDFSDPCIPIEVLESYLKGRMTTIDDVFNSSSVSDPHLHLLARLQVRASIIVPLLKDRKLYGLLIVHHCINPHTWTEAEVSFTCSMADKLNIILDRLSSSLQRREEAIRSQNLRDITLKIASALSNSDVFDVTCREMRLAINSDRVIVYRFDANWKGTIIAESVAEGFPKALGSQIADPCFADRYVDKYRQGRVKATPNIYEAGLTDCHLRQLEPFEVKANLVAPILNQGELLGLLIAHQCSGPRYWEQGEIDFFSQIATQVGLAIDRTDLLEKQRQAEEEQRQAREQIQRRALELLMEVDPVSRGDLTIRASVTEDEIGTIADSYNATIESLRRIVTQVKNAALALASTTTDNEEAVRALSGDAIASAENISGALEQLQLMTESIRAVAANAGQAETAVQQATLTVEAGEEAMNRTVDGIMSIRETVAETAKKVKRLGESSQKISKVVNLISSFADQTNLLALNASIEAAHAGEEGRGFAVVADEVRSLARQSAEATAEIEGLVASIQAETNEVVAAMEAGTEQVVMGTKLVDETRKSLNQITAVSIQINELVEAITQAALEQSTTSESVTQMMAQVAVISDKTSLEATQVSDSFKQLLQVAQTLQESVKAFKVE from the coding sequence ATGACTCAGACTTCTCGATCCCCTAATCCTGAAAACTCAAAATTAATGAACGGTTCTCACTCTAGCTCAGAAGAAGTAGAATTTTCGGCGGATTCCCTCATCCCTTTGCCCTTACCGAAGGACTCAGAAGACTCTCGTATTGAAATGTCTTCTGTCAGCTATGGTCAAAATAAATCTTTGACTAGCACACCCAAACCCTCTGTCGTTAAAGATTTACAGATAAAATTTTGGGACAGGCGAGGATTACGCTACAAAGCGGCCTTTTTTGCTTGTGTTTTGGGCATTTTACCCGCAACCTTTGTGGGAGTAACGACTTATTCTGTCGTCCAGAATAAACTTCAGCAACAAGCCAGCAAAAATCAAAACAATGTAGAATTTATTCAAGATTTAAACAGTGTTTATTCACATACTCGATTAACTCTACTTTTAACCCTGACACTCAGTGGTTTTTTAGTCTCAGTGATCGGATGGTGGTTAGCCGATACGGTGACAAATCCGATTCGTTCCATTGCTAAAGGAGTCCGTAAAATTGGTCGAGGAGAACTCGATACTCACCTAGAAATTCCCGGAGAAGATGAATTTGCGATTCTAGGGGAAAATATTAACGCCATGACGGCACAATTAAAGGTTCTGGTACAACAACAAGCAGAAGCGGTTCAACAAGCCAATCTTTTAGCAGAAATCGGCGGAACATTTGTTACTGATGAACAACAGTTAAACCCTGTTTTTAATAACGCCCTAGACGGACTCAGAAAAATTCTCTGTGCTGAAAGAGCGGTAATTTATCGCTTTCGTCCCGATGGAAGTGGTTATGTCTCTAATGAATCCTTAGAGTCTGGTTGGGGGAGTGCCATGAGTGAAGATTTCTCTGACCCTTGTATTCCCATAGAAGTATTAGAATCTTATCTCAAAGGTCGAATGACCACCATCGATGATGTTTTTAACTCCTCTTCTGTCTCTGATCCACATTTACATTTATTAGCTCGTCTTCAAGTTCGAGCCAGTATTATTGTTCCTCTGCTCAAAGACCGTAAACTTTATGGATTATTAATCGTTCATCACTGTATTAACCCCCATACTTGGACAGAGGCAGAAGTCAGCTTTACTTGTTCGATGGCTGACAAACTTAATATTATCCTCGATCGTTTGAGTTCGAGTTTACAGCGTCGAGAAGAAGCCATCCGTTCCCAAAATTTGCGGGATATCACCCTTAAAATTGCTTCCGCCTTGAGTAATAGTGATGTATTTGACGTTACTTGTCGAGAAATGCGATTAGCGATTAATAGTGACCGAGTCATTGTTTATCGTTTTGATGCCAACTGGAAAGGGACAATTATTGCTGAATCCGTCGCTGAGGGTTTCCCTAAAGCTCTCGGATCTCAAATTGCCGATCCCTGTTTTGCCGATCGCTATGTGGACAAATACCGCCAAGGACGGGTGAAAGCAACCCCTAATATTTATGAAGCCGGTTTAACTGATTGTCACCTCAGACAACTCGAACCCTTTGAAGTTAAGGCCAATTTAGTTGCTCCGATTCTCAATCAAGGAGAATTACTGGGACTGTTAATTGCTCACCAATGCTCTGGCCCTCGCTACTGGGAACAAGGGGAAATTGACTTTTTCTCTCAAATTGCCACTCAAGTCGGATTAGCGATCGATAGAACGGACTTGCTCGAAAAACAACGTCAGGCAGAAGAAGAACAACGTCAGGCTAGAGAACAGATCCAAAGACGCGCTCTAGAATTGCTCATGGAAGTTGATCCCGTATCTAGAGGAGATTTAACCATTCGTGCCTCAGTTACCGAAGACGAAATCGGCACGATCGCTGACTCTTATAATGCAACCATTGAAAGTCTCAGACGGATTGTTACCCAAGTTAAAAATGCCGCTTTAGCTCTGGCAAGTACCACCACCGATAATGAAGAAGCAGTCAGGGCTTTGTCTGGGGATGCGATCGCCTCAGCAGAAAATATTTCTGGGGCACTCGAACAACTGCAATTAATGACTGAGTCGATTCGAGCGGTAGCCGCCAACGCCGGACAGGCAGAAACAGCCGTACAACAAGCGACCTTAACCGTAGAAGCCGGAGAAGAAGCCATGAACCGCACCGTTGACGGGATTATGTCAATCCGAGAAACAGTAGCAGAAACGGCGAAAAAAGTCAAGCGTCTTGGGGAATCTTCGCAAAAGATTTCTAAAGTCGTGAACCTGATTAGTAGTTTTGCCGACCAAACCAACCTATTAGCGCTGAATGCTTCTATTGAGGCGGCACACGCCGGGGAAGAAGGACGAGGATTTGCGGTGGTTGCGGATGAAGTTCGGTCTTTAGCGCGGCAGTCTGCCGAAGCAACGGCAGAAATTGAGGGACTTGTGGCCAGTATTCAAGCGGAAACTAACGAAGTAGTTGCGGCGATGGAAGCAGGGACAGAACAGGTGGTTATGGGGACAAAATTAGTTGATGAAACCCGTAAAAGTTTGAACCAAATTACCGCAGTCAGTATTCAAATTAATGAGTTAGTTGAAGCGATTACTCAAGCCGCTTTAGAACAATCAACGACCTCTGAATCGGTGACTCAAATGATGGCACAGGTGGCGGTTATTTCCGATAAAACCTCTTTAGAAGCGACTCAAGTTTCTGACTCTTTTAAACAATTATTACAAGTGGCTCAAACTCTCCAAGAGAGTGTAAAAGCGTTTAAAGTTGAGTAA
- a CDS encoding type IV pilus modification PilV family protein: MLRLGKKSLEQGFTLVEVLVAILLTTIFITMTAQLMVINAPSKINKKTDSQSSVWIEQDQEKIIAMANTMASSSTFCTNLLESYAVKLWRQLENEPTSSLPGQNEANGIILEDTGSNYAHPDFVLQKRLSTATPKVYKLQRNYTITTEKADVLMINYAIIDTDTNDKMIERSFAINSSLYARCPKY, translated from the coding sequence TTGCTAAGACTGGGCAAGAAGTCATTAGAACAAGGCTTTACCCTGGTAGAAGTGCTGGTAGCCATTTTACTGACTACAATATTTATTACGATGACGGCACAATTGATGGTGATAAATGCTCCCAGCAAAATCAATAAGAAAACCGACTCACAATCTTCTGTTTGGATTGAACAAGACCAAGAAAAAATCATAGCTATGGCAAATACTATGGCGAGTTCTTCTACTTTCTGTACAAATCTTCTTGAAAGTTATGCAGTTAAGTTATGGCGACAGCTAGAAAATGAACCTACCTCATCTTTGCCTGGTCAAAATGAAGCGAATGGGATTATTCTTGAGGATACGGGAAGTAATTATGCTCATCCTGATTTTGTCTTACAAAAACGTCTCTCCACTGCCACTCCCAAAGTTTATAAACTACAGCGAAATTATACCATTACTACCGAAAAAGCTGATGTTTTAATGATTAATTATGCCATTATTGATACCGATACAAATGACAAAATGATTGAACGTTCTTTTGCTATCAATTCTAGTCTTTACGCTCGATGTCCTAAGTATTAA
- a CDS encoding zinc ribbon domain-containing protein, giving the protein MMPKEPLFVIDRWFPSAKTCSSCGVVKETLSLKERVFSCECGLILDRDLNASIKCDSFSLNREIGGRLALVSNLTKG; this is encoded by the coding sequence ATGATGCCGAAAGAGCCACTATTTGTTATTGATAGATGGTTTCCCAGTGCTAAGACTTGTTCTAGTTGTGGTGTAGTTAAAGAAACTTTGTCCCTAAAAGAGAGAGTATTTAGTTGTGAATGTGGTCTAATCCTAGACCGAGATTTAAACGCCAGTATTAAGTGCGATTCGTTCAGTCTAAACCGAGAAATCGGGGGACGGCTGGCTCTGGTAAGTAACCTAACTAAGGGTTGA
- a CDS encoding chemotaxis protein CheW — MTSNSFSPSSSFFSTTTEEKGELQQFLRFYLFPDTTVMLPLAQLTEVLTIPLGQIIPVPHMPSWIMGVYNWRGEILWMVDLGQLLGLIPWHQQTMTSSYRAIVLHSGTNDTPLSKIRGQVLGLVVSGVEDIEWCNTQEIQSPPASAVTPSLAPFLRGYWLKPEGNMIVTLDGDAILAALPKP; from the coding sequence ATGACATCTAACTCCTTCTCCCCATCGAGTTCCTTTTTCTCGACTACTACCGAAGAAAAAGGAGAACTTCAGCAATTTTTACGGTTTTATCTGTTTCCGGATACAACCGTCATGCTCCCCTTGGCACAATTAACAGAGGTTTTGACGATTCCTTTGGGTCAAATTATCCCCGTTCCCCATATGCCAAGTTGGATTATGGGGGTCTATAATTGGCGGGGTGAAATTCTCTGGATGGTTGATCTCGGACAGTTATTAGGACTCATTCCCTGGCATCAACAAACCATGACATCATCTTATCGAGCGATCGTCCTCCATTCAGGCACTAACGATACTCCTCTGTCTAAAATTAGAGGTCAAGTCTTAGGGTTAGTGGTGAGTGGAGTGGAGGATATTGAATGGTGTAATACTCAAGAAATACAATCTCCTCCGGCTTCTGCGGTAACTCCGAGTCTAGCTCCCTTTTTACGTGGCTATTGGTTAAAACCAGAGGGAAATATGATTGTTACTCTTGATGGTGATGCGATTTTAGCCGCTCTCCCAAAACCTTAA
- a CDS encoding response regulator transcription factor encodes MGTALIVDDSLTEREIITHYLKQLGINVSTANSGEEALEKLNSQIPDLIVLDVVLPGRSGFEICRALKADTKTQKIPVILCSTKGSEMDKFWGLKQGADAYIPKPVDQELLLTTVKNLIKS; translated from the coding sequence ATGGGTACTGCCTTAATCGTCGATGATTCTTTAACGGAACGCGAAATTATCACTCATTATCTGAAACAGTTAGGGATTAATGTCTCGACAGCTAATAGTGGAGAAGAAGCTCTAGAAAAACTTAATAGTCAAATCCCAGATTTAATTGTTCTCGATGTGGTTTTACCTGGCCGCAGTGGGTTTGAAATCTGCCGGGCGCTCAAAGCAGACACTAAAACTCAGAAAATTCCTGTCATTCTCTGTTCGACAAAAGGGAGTGAAATGGATAAATTTTGGGGGTTAAAACAGGGAGCAGATGCTTACATTCCCAAACCCGTCGATCAAGAATTATTGCTAACTACGGTGAAAAACTTGATTAAATCCTAA
- a CDS encoding response regulator, which yields MMSAKYPLYNPVSIREFTASKQIGFFEALKQPRFSGQLILTGPKGEKWDFYLYLGRIMYATGGIHPVRRWRRNLSAYFPQLTPESIQLALASLGPSNIQVCWEYQLLCLWVEQQKISREQAARMIRNTIVELLFDITQLMEMSCELKPDDLLSTRLVLVDAEQVIAQCQQDWQAWQAAKIADRSPNFAPIIRQPEQLQQRTSPQVYQTLKQLLDGQQTLRDLAVRMKRDVLTVTSSLLPYIQLGLVELISIPDLPPPITPPPTGEIQPEAPIPGPLIACIDDSPLMCQTMEKILTSANYQFIGINDPLRAIAILLARKPELIFLDLVMPNANGYEICSQLRKMTFFKNTPIIILTGNDGLVDRVRAKMVGSSDFISKPVNAETVLSIIRKHLKEETVV from the coding sequence ATGATGAGTGCTAAATATCCCCTATATAATCCTGTCTCGATTAGGGAATTTACGGCCAGTAAGCAAATCGGGTTCTTTGAGGCTCTCAAGCAACCTCGATTCAGTGGTCAACTAATCTTAACAGGCCCCAAAGGAGAAAAATGGGATTTTTATCTGTATCTGGGTCGTATCATGTACGCCACTGGTGGGATTCATCCTGTCAGACGATGGAGACGGAATTTATCAGCCTATTTTCCTCAATTAACCCCCGAATCAATACAATTAGCTTTAGCTAGTTTGGGCCCGTCTAATATTCAAGTCTGTTGGGAATATCAACTCTTGTGTCTATGGGTAGAACAGCAGAAAATTAGCCGAGAGCAAGCCGCCAGAATGATTCGCAATACCATTGTGGAGTTATTGTTTGACATCACTCAATTGATGGAAATGTCTTGCGAACTCAAGCCAGATGACTTATTATCTACTCGTTTAGTGTTAGTTGATGCTGAACAAGTGATCGCTCAATGTCAACAAGATTGGCAAGCTTGGCAAGCGGCCAAAATCGCCGATCGCTCTCCGAATTTTGCTCCCATTATTCGACAACCCGAACAACTACAACAGAGAACTTCTCCCCAAGTCTATCAAACCCTAAAACAACTCCTAGATGGTCAACAAACCTTGCGGGATTTGGCGGTGCGAATGAAACGGGATGTTCTGACAGTCACCAGTTCTCTTTTACCTTATATCCAATTAGGATTGGTAGAATTAATCAGTATTCCGGATTTACCTCCTCCGATTACCCCTCCTCCTACGGGGGAAATCCAGCCCGAAGCTCCCATTCCAGGGCCATTAATTGCTTGTATTGATGATAGTCCTTTGATGTGTCAAACGATGGAGAAAATTCTCACATCCGCTAACTATCAATTTATTGGCATTAATGATCCCCTCAGAGCGATCGCTATTCTTCTGGCGCGTAAACCGGAGTTAATCTTTTTGGATCTGGTGATGCCGAATGCTAACGGCTATGAAATTTGTTCCCAGTTACGAAAAATGACCTTTTTTAAAAATACACCGATCATTATCCTAACCGGTAATGATGGCTTAGTTGACCGAGTCCGAGCGAAAATGGTAGGCTCTAGCGACTTTATCAGTAAGCCGGTTAATGCTGAAACTGTTTTGAGTATTATTCGGAAACATTTAAAAGAAGAAACTGTTGTCTAA
- a CDS encoding chemotaxis protein CheW: protein MTRFSHLASRRKASFKAEVTYPVITFRLRDCWFALPVISVQKVVFLDKIYGDPKKTGVGLTRYQEQEILVMDVGNKIFGEPPQTQEDIEKINQEQQRYLAILSHPVGIFVGLPMDSPPIIQRVPESGFTSIPDVYLATGNLQCISSTMIKMADLPPTFLLDSELFYQNFLQE from the coding sequence ATGACTAGGTTTTCTCATTTAGCTTCCCGTCGAAAAGCCTCTTTTAAAGCAGAAGTTACTTATCCAGTTATTACTTTTCGTCTGCGAGATTGTTGGTTTGCTTTGCCAGTTATTTCAGTTCAAAAAGTGGTTTTTTTAGATAAAATTTATGGCGACCCTAAAAAGACTGGTGTTGGGTTAACTCGGTATCAGGAACAAGAAATTTTAGTCATGGATGTAGGCAACAAAATTTTTGGAGAGCCTCCCCAAACTCAAGAAGATATAGAAAAAATAAATCAAGAACAACAACGTTATTTAGCAATTTTATCTCATCCGGTCGGAATTTTTGTGGGGTTGCCGATGGACTCTCCCCCAATTATTCAGCGAGTGCCTGAGTCGGGATTTACTTCCATTCCTGATGTGTATTTAGCTACGGGTAATCTTCAATGTATCAGTTCAACAATGATTAAAATGGCTGATTTACCTCCCACATTTTTACTCGATTCTGAGCTTTTTTATCAGAATTTTTTGCAAGAGTAG
- a CDS encoding hybrid sensor histidine kinase/response regulator, giving the protein MNSEQQVKLHFLDEANDYLSEIESGVLGLSKATNQHLKTLDSSLRAAHSIKGGAAMMGYKTLSFFAHRLEDFLKVIKAHQAKQVDRNIERLLLESLDCLRKIINFYHQGNYEIDQSWLETEVNPIFAQLYSHLGEPTVEETTKLISAEAGNEEIIELLFQTEVNTCLQRLEEVLNSPEKICLKEEFALAAQELGGLGEMLELKSFSLLCENINHHLENANHENQIGEICRLSLQALRRSQALILVGQKDKLPSAIEWEIPWELENGQPEVEELEMVAIDLEELEHLENLEVSTEDFSFLNEENFEEDLIPLMGIETFNQVEIHQDYEELEPPSFSEASESENTIRVGIRQLEELSDLVGELTIERNGLNLQLSSLRDLFSFLKTRLKTLDEFNFNLRTLYDQAGNWETAKLTEVGLTRKPDPLTALVSQSVMSSSNSVTSIAPPFLGSLWDQLEMDRYGQEHLFLQELMEKIVQIQEVAEDINLKLEDTRRKASNLTRTSKLLQDHVTKVRMRPFSDLVNGFPRAIREMELRYGKQVQLKINGSSTLIDRQILEALKDPLIHLLRNAFDHGIETPNERIKKGKLPVGTIEVSAGYRGNQTVISLKDDGAGINLEKIRLAAFEMGLDEATLVKASQKELLDLIFEPGFTTASQVTDLSGRGVGMDVVRTQVKQIRGQIHIDTIPGEGTTFMISVPFTLSVVRVLLVESGGIMFAFPSTTVEEMIIADPQMVVTSAGIDYLRWDEGIIPLYSLRDWLHFSRSHFKPQTEAMPTIDRPVVLIVTQGNETVALQMDSFWGEQEVSIRAIEGPIKLPAGFTGCTILGDGRVVPLVDTAGLLRLIEQNRSGKETAVLWTESESSTTTSHSFQEEETNSSNQPLSSQRSSHLIALEKATIMVVDDSINIRRFMALTLEKVGYRVQQARDGQEAIDKLKKGLPIAAVICDIEMPRLDGYGFLAQVKSEPMFRSLPVIMLTSRSGEKHREMALNLGASAYFSKPFQAQELLQALKGLITKK; this is encoded by the coding sequence ATGAACTCAGAACAACAAGTTAAATTACATTTTCTTGATGAGGCGAATGATTATTTATCCGAAATAGAGTCAGGAGTTTTAGGATTAAGTAAAGCAACCAATCAGCACCTAAAAACCCTTGATTCTAGCTTGCGGGCTGCCCACTCTATTAAAGGAGGAGCGGCCATGATGGGGTATAAAACCCTGAGCTTTTTCGCTCATCGACTCGAAGATTTTTTAAAAGTTATTAAAGCCCATCAAGCCAAGCAAGTTGATAGAAATATAGAACGGCTTTTGTTGGAAAGTTTAGACTGTTTACGAAAGATTATTAATTTTTATCATCAGGGAAACTATGAGATCGATCAATCATGGTTAGAAACTGAAGTTAATCCTATTTTTGCTCAATTATATTCCCATTTGGGAGAGCCTACGGTTGAAGAAACCACTAAATTAATTAGTGCTGAAGCCGGCAACGAAGAAATTATTGAGCTTTTATTTCAAACCGAAGTCAATACTTGTTTACAAAGACTAGAAGAGGTTCTCAATTCTCCAGAAAAAATCTGTTTAAAAGAAGAGTTTGCCCTAGCTGCTCAAGAATTAGGGGGACTCGGAGAAATGTTAGAACTCAAAAGTTTTAGTCTGTTATGTGAGAATATTAATCATCATTTAGAAAATGCCAATCATGAGAATCAAATAGGAGAAATTTGTCGCTTATCTCTCCAAGCATTACGACGATCGCAAGCCCTTATTTTAGTCGGTCAAAAAGACAAATTACCCTCTGCCATAGAATGGGAAATCCCTTGGGAATTAGAAAACGGACAACCAGAGGTAGAGGAATTAGAAATGGTTGCTATAGATTTAGAAGAGTTAGAACATTTAGAAAACTTAGAAGTCAGTACAGAAGATTTCTCATTTTTAAACGAAGAGAATTTTGAGGAAGACCTTATCCCCTTGATGGGAATAGAAACCTTTAATCAGGTTGAAATTCATCAAGATTACGAAGAGTTAGAGCCTCCGAGCTTTAGCGAAGCTAGCGAGAGTGAAAATACGATTAGAGTTGGAATTCGACAACTAGAAGAACTGAGTGATTTAGTGGGAGAATTAACCATCGAACGGAATGGACTAAATTTACAACTCTCTAGTTTAAGAGATTTATTTAGTTTCCTAAAAACTCGCCTAAAAACCTTAGATGAATTTAATTTTAATCTAAGAACTTTATACGACCAAGCCGGCAACTGGGAAACAGCAAAACTAACCGAAGTAGGACTCACCAGAAAACCTGATCCTCTTACAGCGCTAGTATCTCAGTCGGTCATGTCCTCCTCAAATTCCGTTACTTCTATTGCTCCACCTTTTTTAGGATCATTATGGGATCAACTAGAGATGGATCGTTATGGACAAGAGCATTTGTTTTTACAAGAACTGATGGAAAAAATTGTCCAAATTCAAGAAGTTGCCGAGGATATCAATTTAAAATTAGAAGATACCAGACGCAAAGCTTCTAATTTAACTCGCACCTCTAAACTGCTACAAGATCATGTCACTAAAGTAAGAATGCGTCCTTTTTCTGATTTAGTGAATGGATTTCCTAGAGCAATCCGAGAAATGGAATTACGCTACGGTAAACAGGTTCAATTAAAAATTAATGGAAGTTCTACCCTAATTGACCGACAGATTTTAGAAGCACTTAAAGATCCTCTGATTCATTTACTCAGAAATGCCTTTGATCATGGGATAGAAACACCCAACGAGCGGATTAAAAAAGGTAAATTACCCGTTGGTACGATCGAAGTGAGCGCCGGTTATCGAGGCAATCAAACCGTGATTAGTTTAAAAGATGATGGAGCCGGAATTAATCTCGAAAAAATTCGTCTCGCTGCTTTTGAAATGGGACTCGATGAGGCCACCTTGGTTAAAGCGTCTCAAAAAGAACTCCTCGATCTCATTTTTGAACCCGGATTTACTACCGCTTCTCAAGTGACGGATTTATCCGGACGAGGTGTCGGGATGGATGTGGTTCGGACTCAAGTTAAGCAGATTCGGGGACAAATCCACATCGATACTATCCCCGGAGAAGGCACAACCTTTATGATTTCCGTTCCCTTTACCCTCTCGGTGGTGCGGGTGCTATTAGTCGAAAGTGGGGGGATAATGTTTGCTTTTCCTAGCACAACCGTAGAAGAAATGATTATCGCTGATCCTCAGATGGTTGTCACCAGTGCGGGGATTGACTATTTACGCTGGGATGAGGGGATTATTCCTTTATACTCCCTCCGGGACTGGTTACATTTTTCCCGTTCTCATTTTAAACCGCAAACTGAAGCCATGCCGACTATTGATCGTCCAGTGGTTTTAATCGTTACCCAAGGGAATGAGACGGTCGCTTTACAGATGGATTCGTTTTGGGGAGAACAAGAAGTGTCTATCCGGGCCATCGAAGGGCCGATCAAACTCCCGGCGGGTTTTACGGGGTGTACCATTTTGGGAGATGGTCGAGTCGTTCCCCTAGTGGATACAGCCGGTTTATTACGTTTAATTGAACAAAATCGTTCAGGGAAAGAAACGGCGGTACTCTGGACAGAATCAGAAAGTTCAACCACCACCTCTCATTCTTTCCAAGAGGAAGAAACAAATTCATCCAATCAACCTTTATCATCCCAACGATCAAGTCATTTAATAGCTTTAGAAAAAGCAACTATTATGGTTGTTGACGACTCGATTAATATTCGGCGTTTCATGGCTTTAACCTTAGAAAAAGTAGGTTATCGGGTACAACAAGCCAGAGACGGACAAGAAGCGATCGATAAACTCAAAAAAGGATTACCCATTGCTGCGGTAATTTGTGATATAGAAATGCCTCGACTCGATGGATATGGTTTTTTAGCTCAGGTTAAATCTGAGCCGATGTTTCGTTCTCTGCCGGTGATCATGCTAACCTCTCGAAGTGGTGAAAAACATAGAGAAATGGCGTTGAATTTGGGAGCAAGTGCTTATTTTTCTAAACCCTTTCAAGCACAAGAATTACTACAAGCTCTTAAAGGTCTGATTACTAAGAAATAA